From the genome of Populus alba chromosome 10, ASM523922v2, whole genome shotgun sequence, one region includes:
- the LOC118046548 gene encoding putative potassium transporter 12 isoform X2 → MLPNRQPADENISSFRLKLPTPELERALNIKETLEKRSSLKTVLLLLVLTGTSMVIGDGILTPAMSVMSAVSGLQGEISGFGTSAVVVVSIIILLGLFNIQRFGTGKVGFMFAPVLALWFFSLGAIGIYNLVKHDISVLRALNPAYIYFFFKKNSSAAWSALGGCVLCITGAEAMFADLGHFSVQSIQIAFTCVVFPCLLLAYMGQASYLMKYPDSASRIFYDSVPESLFWPVFVIATLAAMIASQAMISATFSCVKQAMALGCFPRLKIVHTSRKLMGQIYIPIINYFLMIMCIIVVSIFQSTTDIANAYGIAEVGVMIVSTTLVTLVMLLIWRTNLFLALCFPLVFGSIELIYLSAVLSKILEGGWVPLAFAMFFLCVMYTWNYGSVLKYQSEVREKISMDFMLELGSTLGTVRVPGIGLLYNELVQGVPSIFGQFLLSLPAIHSTIVFVCIKYVPVPVVPQEERFLFRRVCPKDYHMFRCVARYGYKDVRKEGHHVFEQLLVESLEKFLRREAQDLAIESNLNEYFDDVSERSRDSGAAGGHGTDELRVPLMLDQRLEDAGSSISEETSSAFPSSVMSLDEDPSLEYELSALREAMDSGFTYLLAHGDVRAKKNSFFFKKLVINYFYAFLRKNCRAGAANMSVPHMNILQVGMTYMV, encoded by the exons ATGCTGCCAAATCGACAGCCAGCTGATGAAAATATTTCAAGTTTTAGGCTCAAATTACCAACTCCAGAACTGGAAAGGGCTTTAAACATAAAAGAAACCTTGGAGAAAAGATCATCCTTGAAAACAGtgcttttgcttttggttcTGACAGGAACTTCTATGGTCATAGGAGATGGTATTCTAACCCCCGCGATGTCAG TAATGTCTGCTGTGAGTGGTCTGCAAGGTGAAATATCCGGCTTTGGTACAA GTGCTGTGGTGGTTGTCTCAATCATAATCCTTTTGGGACTTTTCAACATACAGCGGTTTGGAACTGGGAAGGTGGGTTTCATGTTTGCTCCTGTACTTGCTCTGTGGTTCTTTTCTCTGGGTGCTATTGGGATTTACAATCTAGTGAAGCATGATATCAGCGTCCTCAGAGCACTCAATCCAGCCTACatctatttcttcttcaagaAAAACAGTAGTGCTGCTTGGTCAGCTCTTGGTGGTTGCGTTCTGTGCATTACAG GAGCTGAAGCGATGTTTGCTGACTTAGGGCATTTTTCAGTACAATCCATACAG ATTGCCTTTACTTGTGTAGTGTTTCCCTGTCTTCTCTTGGCATACATGGGCCAGGCTTCATATTTAATGAAATATCCTGATTCTGCAAGCAGAATATTCTATGATTCTGTTCCAG AGAGCCTGTTCTGGCCAGTCTTTGTCATTGCCACACTCGCTGCCATGATTGCCAGCCAAGCAATGATATCTGCTACGTTTTCATGTGTTAAACAAGCAATGGCTCTTGGATGCTTCCCAAGGCTGAAGATTGTTCACACCTCAAGGAAGCTGATGGGCCAGATTTATATCCCtatcatcaattattttctaatgataATGTGCATCATTGTGGTTTCCATCTTTCAAAGTACCACGGATATTGCCAATGCATATG GCATAGCTGAAGTTGGTGTGATGATTGTGAGCACCACGCTGGTCACACTTGTGATGCTACTAATTTGGCGGACCAACTTGTTTTTGGCTTTGTGTTTCCCGTTAGTGTTCGGATCTATTGAGCTCATTTACTTGTCTGCAGTTCTATCGAAAATCTTAGAGGGTGGCTGGGTTCCGCTTGCTTTTGCTATGTTCTTTCTATGTGTGATGTACACTTGGAATTATGGGAGCGTGTTGAAGTACCAGAGTGAGGTACGAGAGAAGATTTCCATGGATTTTATGCTTGAGCTTGGCTCCACCCTTGGAACTGTAAGAGTTCCAGGAATCGGATTGCTGTACAATGAGCTTGTCCAAGGTGTTCCCTCAATTTTTGGGCAGTTCCTGTTGAGCCTTCCAGCAATCCACTCTACTATAGTATTTGTTTGTATCAAGTATGTCCCTGTTCCAGTAGTTCCTCAAGAGGAAAGGTTTCTTTTCCGAAGAGTTTGTCCAAAGGACTACCATATGTTCCGCTGCGTTGCCCGATACGGTTACAAAGATGTCAGAAAGGAAGGTCACCATGTGTTTGAGCAACTTTTGGTGGAAAGCCTTGAGAAGTTTCTGAGAAGAGAAGCTCAAGATCTTGCCATCGAGAGCAATTTGAACGAGTACTTCGATGATGTTTCCGAGAGGTCAAGGGATTCTGGAGCTGCGGGTGGTCATGGGACAGATGAACTTAGGGTTCCTTTAATGCTTGATCAAAGACTGGAAGATGCAGGAAGTTCTATTTCCGAAGAAACTTCCTCGGCATTTCCCTCTAGTGTTATGTCCCTGGATGAAGACCCAAGTCTGGAGTATGAGCTTTCAGCACTTCGAGAAGCAATGGATTCGGGATTTACTTATTTACTGGCTCACGGGGATGTGAGGGCAAAgaaaaactcttttttcttcaagaaactGGTTATTAACTACTTTTACGCATTCTTGAGGAAGAACTGTAGAGCTGGTGCTGCTAATATGAGTGTACCCCACATGAATATCTTGCAAGTCGGGATGACATACATGGTCTAA
- the LOC118046548 gene encoding putative potassium transporter 12 isoform X1: MEGDDDRIEESSVRLVGSSNDGIVDGGGGGGGGVGESRWVDGSEVDSESPPWSLLDENDSGPGYGSMRRRLVKKPRRVDSFDVEAMEIAGAHHHHSKDLSIWQNLALAFQTLGVVYGDLGTSPLYVFTDVFSKVPIRSEVDVLGALSLVIYTIALIPLAKYVFVVLKANDNGEGGTFALYSLICRYAKVNMLPNRQPADENISSFRLKLPTPELERALNIKETLEKRSSLKTVLLLLVLTGTSMVIGDGILTPAMSVMSAVSGLQGEISGFGTSAVVVVSIIILLGLFNIQRFGTGKVGFMFAPVLALWFFSLGAIGIYNLVKHDISVLRALNPAYIYFFFKKNSSAAWSALGGCVLCITGAEAMFADLGHFSVQSIQIAFTCVVFPCLLLAYMGQASYLMKYPDSASRIFYDSVPESLFWPVFVIATLAAMIASQAMISATFSCVKQAMALGCFPRLKIVHTSRKLMGQIYIPIINYFLMIMCIIVVSIFQSTTDIANAYGIAEVGVMIVSTTLVTLVMLLIWRTNLFLALCFPLVFGSIELIYLSAVLSKILEGGWVPLAFAMFFLCVMYTWNYGSVLKYQSEVREKISMDFMLELGSTLGTVRVPGIGLLYNELVQGVPSIFGQFLLSLPAIHSTIVFVCIKYVPVPVVPQEERFLFRRVCPKDYHMFRCVARYGYKDVRKEGHHVFEQLLVESLEKFLRREAQDLAIESNLNEYFDDVSERSRDSGAAGGHGTDELRVPLMLDQRLEDAGSSISEETSSAFPSSVMSLDEDPSLEYELSALREAMDSGFTYLLAHGDVRAKKNSFFFKKLVINYFYAFLRKNCRAGAANMSVPHMNILQVGMTYMV, translated from the exons ATGGAAGGAGATGATGATCGGATTGAAGAGAGCAGTGTGAGGTTGGTGGGTAGTAGTAACGATGGCATcgttgatggtggtggtggtggtggtgggggtgtTGGCGAGTCGAGGTGGGTGGATGGTAGTGAAGTTGACTCAGAGTCACCTCCTTGGTCTTTGCTTGACGAGAATGATAGCGGTCCAGGGTATGGATCTatgaggaggaggctggttAAGAAGCCCAGAAGAGTTGATTCTTTTGATGTTGAAGCCATGGAGATTGCTGGTGCTCACCACCACCACTCCAAG GACCTTTCAATTTGGCAAAATCTTGCATTGGCCTTCCAGACACTTGGTGTGGTGTACGGTGACTTGGGTACAAGCCCTCTTTATGTCTTTACTGATGTTTTCAGTAAGGTGCCCATCAGGTCAGAAGTTGATGTCCTGGGAGCTTTATCCCTAGTTATTTACACAATTGCTCTCATTCCACTagcaaaatatgtttttgtagtGCTCAAAGCAAATGATAACGGGGAAG GAGGAACATTTGCTCTGTATTCACTGATTTGCAGATATGCAAAGGTCAATATGCTGCCAAATCGACAGCCAGCTGATGAAAATATTTCAAGTTTTAGGCTCAAATTACCAACTCCAGAACTGGAAAGGGCTTTAAACATAAAAGAAACCTTGGAGAAAAGATCATCCTTGAAAACAGtgcttttgcttttggttcTGACAGGAACTTCTATGGTCATAGGAGATGGTATTCTAACCCCCGCGATGTCAG TAATGTCTGCTGTGAGTGGTCTGCAAGGTGAAATATCCGGCTTTGGTACAA GTGCTGTGGTGGTTGTCTCAATCATAATCCTTTTGGGACTTTTCAACATACAGCGGTTTGGAACTGGGAAGGTGGGTTTCATGTTTGCTCCTGTACTTGCTCTGTGGTTCTTTTCTCTGGGTGCTATTGGGATTTACAATCTAGTGAAGCATGATATCAGCGTCCTCAGAGCACTCAATCCAGCCTACatctatttcttcttcaagaAAAACAGTAGTGCTGCTTGGTCAGCTCTTGGTGGTTGCGTTCTGTGCATTACAG GAGCTGAAGCGATGTTTGCTGACTTAGGGCATTTTTCAGTACAATCCATACAG ATTGCCTTTACTTGTGTAGTGTTTCCCTGTCTTCTCTTGGCATACATGGGCCAGGCTTCATATTTAATGAAATATCCTGATTCTGCAAGCAGAATATTCTATGATTCTGTTCCAG AGAGCCTGTTCTGGCCAGTCTTTGTCATTGCCACACTCGCTGCCATGATTGCCAGCCAAGCAATGATATCTGCTACGTTTTCATGTGTTAAACAAGCAATGGCTCTTGGATGCTTCCCAAGGCTGAAGATTGTTCACACCTCAAGGAAGCTGATGGGCCAGATTTATATCCCtatcatcaattattttctaatgataATGTGCATCATTGTGGTTTCCATCTTTCAAAGTACCACGGATATTGCCAATGCATATG GCATAGCTGAAGTTGGTGTGATGATTGTGAGCACCACGCTGGTCACACTTGTGATGCTACTAATTTGGCGGACCAACTTGTTTTTGGCTTTGTGTTTCCCGTTAGTGTTCGGATCTATTGAGCTCATTTACTTGTCTGCAGTTCTATCGAAAATCTTAGAGGGTGGCTGGGTTCCGCTTGCTTTTGCTATGTTCTTTCTATGTGTGATGTACACTTGGAATTATGGGAGCGTGTTGAAGTACCAGAGTGAGGTACGAGAGAAGATTTCCATGGATTTTATGCTTGAGCTTGGCTCCACCCTTGGAACTGTAAGAGTTCCAGGAATCGGATTGCTGTACAATGAGCTTGTCCAAGGTGTTCCCTCAATTTTTGGGCAGTTCCTGTTGAGCCTTCCAGCAATCCACTCTACTATAGTATTTGTTTGTATCAAGTATGTCCCTGTTCCAGTAGTTCCTCAAGAGGAAAGGTTTCTTTTCCGAAGAGTTTGTCCAAAGGACTACCATATGTTCCGCTGCGTTGCCCGATACGGTTACAAAGATGTCAGAAAGGAAGGTCACCATGTGTTTGAGCAACTTTTGGTGGAAAGCCTTGAGAAGTTTCTGAGAAGAGAAGCTCAAGATCTTGCCATCGAGAGCAATTTGAACGAGTACTTCGATGATGTTTCCGAGAGGTCAAGGGATTCTGGAGCTGCGGGTGGTCATGGGACAGATGAACTTAGGGTTCCTTTAATGCTTGATCAAAGACTGGAAGATGCAGGAAGTTCTATTTCCGAAGAAACTTCCTCGGCATTTCCCTCTAGTGTTATGTCCCTGGATGAAGACCCAAGTCTGGAGTATGAGCTTTCAGCACTTCGAGAAGCAATGGATTCGGGATTTACTTATTTACTGGCTCACGGGGATGTGAGGGCAAAgaaaaactcttttttcttcaagaaactGGTTATTAACTACTTTTACGCATTCTTGAGGAAGAACTGTAGAGCTGGTGCTGCTAATATGAGTGTACCCCACATGAATATCTTGCAAGTCGGGATGACATACATGGTCTAA